One Novipirellula caenicola genomic window carries:
- a CDS encoding HlyD family efflux transporter periplasmic adaptor subunit has product MSLFAVLPAMADEAEKKTSDESKQEEKPITIDGVFESLSSHEISADSEQIDSYVIKRILPHGSTVKKDAAVVWFETKEIDEKISKAEFDLALAKLALEEAEFSFEQFREQQELDRKTAELTRKEARLAYDNFVNVDREQQIKAAEVQLKRSQESLEYAQEELNQLEKMYQEDDLTEESEEIVLKRARRAVEQAEYSLELTKTRTQRTLEQTIPSQMEKQESELARAELAFTKAIQDLKNARVKRDIERRRQQKEFDKQQADFKQLQAERRGFVLTSPSDGLVYHGELTRGKLGDKASSLQAKSKVTSRQVLATIVQPERLRIIADLSEEQRGKVDVGMKGTAIPKAFPELKIPVSIQSIAKVPYASNKIECVVVIKGKINNADLVPGMSCSIEFEKADKE; this is encoded by the coding sequence TTGTCCCTGTTTGCTGTGTTGCCAGCGATGGCAGACGAGGCAGAGAAGAAAACGTCCGACGAATCCAAGCAAGAGGAAAAGCCCATCACCATCGATGGCGTCTTTGAATCGTTATCGAGTCACGAGATCTCGGCCGATTCAGAGCAAATTGATTCGTACGTGATCAAGCGAATTTTGCCACACGGATCGACGGTCAAAAAGGATGCCGCAGTCGTTTGGTTTGAGACCAAAGAAATTGATGAAAAAATCAGCAAAGCGGAATTCGATTTAGCACTTGCCAAGCTGGCACTGGAAGAAGCCGAATTCAGTTTTGAACAATTTCGCGAACAACAAGAACTTGATCGCAAAACCGCGGAACTGACACGCAAGGAAGCACGGTTGGCTTATGACAACTTTGTCAACGTCGATCGCGAACAACAAATCAAGGCGGCCGAAGTTCAACTGAAGCGTTCGCAGGAATCGCTCGAGTATGCTCAAGAGGAATTGAACCAGCTCGAAAAGATGTACCAAGAGGACGACTTGACCGAAGAGTCCGAAGAGATCGTGCTCAAGCGTGCTCGCCGAGCGGTCGAACAAGCGGAATACAGTTTGGAATTGACCAAGACGCGTACCCAACGTACGCTCGAGCAAACGATTCCAAGTCAGATGGAAAAACAAGAATCCGAATTGGCGCGTGCGGAGCTTGCGTTTACCAAGGCGATCCAGGATTTAAAAAACGCTCGAGTCAAACGAGACATCGAACGACGTCGCCAACAAAAAGAATTCGACAAACAGCAAGCCGACTTTAAACAGTTGCAAGCCGAACGTCGTGGTTTCGTACTGACCTCGCCGAGCGACGGGCTGGTTTATCATGGCGAATTGACTCGCGGCAAATTGGGGGACAAAGCCAGCAGTTTGCAGGCGAAATCAAAAGTCACGTCGCGTCAAGTTTTGGCGACGATTGTTCAGCCAGAGCGTTTGCGGATCATCGCAGACCTCAGCGAGGAACAACGGGGCAAAGTCGATGTGGGGATGAAGGGGACGGCAATTCCCAAAGCGTTTCCCGAGCTAAAGATTCCGGTCTCGATTCAATCGATCGCCAAAGTGCCCTACGCGTCTAATAAGATCGAGTGTGTGGTGGTGATCAAAGGAAAGATCAACAACGCAGATCTGGTGCCTGGGATGTCCTGCAGCATCGAGTTTGAAAAGGCGGACAAGGAATGA
- a CDS encoding sodium:solute symporter family protein → MPESSALPSGMYSLFLGALIVYLIAMYVVGFIAQRRVRNVEDFVLAGRRLPTSLATITIIATWFGAESLMTTADEVGNEGLRKAMLDPIGIAGCLFLAGLFVAAPMWRMGILTVPDFFFRRFGKTAEIMSSLIIVPSYFGWVAAQFFALAQLLDVFFGIPRDWGILAVATIGTGYTLLGGMWTITWTDAIQMSFILLGLLLLGHAILVHLGDGSIVEGVSVMQTEIDASRWRIADPPTFWRDTMVAISALAIGSLGNLPMQDLMQRIFSAKSDQVASRACLWAGAGYLLMGVLPVGTGMAAHLLLPRAEGELDGVVILVASKLLNPVLLLVFFLAIVSAVLSTIVSAVMAPSAVMAHNLVEPLWRKARSNPPTQNGLLQLQRVAIVLVTAASAWLAYRGEGAYELVQASYSMALVSLVVPFLVGLRFDNIPSLAAKLAMLFGITVWSLHMLLGWEVFFEPWLESYGVPLPHELAGTICSAVGFAIGWILGTAETTATDEVTD, encoded by the coding sequence ATGCCAGAATCCTCTGCGTTGCCCTCGGGGATGTACTCTCTGTTTTTGGGCGCCTTGATCGTCTATCTGATCGCCATGTACGTGGTTGGCTTTATCGCCCAACGCCGCGTCCGCAACGTTGAGGATTTCGTACTCGCAGGTCGTCGATTGCCCACGTCGCTGGCGACAATCACGATTATCGCGACGTGGTTTGGTGCCGAGTCGCTGATGACGACCGCCGACGAAGTGGGCAATGAAGGGCTTCGTAAAGCGATGCTCGATCCGATCGGGATCGCTGGCTGTTTGTTTCTAGCCGGTTTGTTTGTTGCCGCTCCGATGTGGCGGATGGGAATTTTGACGGTTCCCGACTTCTTCTTTCGCCGCTTTGGAAAAACGGCCGAGATCATGTCGTCGCTGATCATCGTGCCCAGTTACTTTGGCTGGGTTGCTGCTCAGTTTTTTGCGCTTGCCCAATTGCTTGACGTGTTTTTTGGAATTCCGCGAGATTGGGGCATCTTGGCGGTCGCCACGATCGGGACTGGCTACACCTTGCTTGGCGGGATGTGGACGATCACGTGGACCGACGCGATTCAGATGTCGTTTATCTTGCTCGGGTTGCTGTTACTCGGACACGCGATTCTGGTCCACCTTGGTGATGGATCGATCGTCGAAGGGGTGTCGGTGATGCAAACCGAGATTGACGCATCACGCTGGCGGATCGCTGACCCACCGACGTTTTGGCGTGACACGATGGTCGCGATCAGTGCGTTGGCAATCGGATCGCTGGGGAATTTGCCGATGCAAGACTTGATGCAGCGAATCTTTTCGGCCAAGAGCGACCAAGTCGCTTCGCGAGCTTGTTTGTGGGCCGGAGCGGGCTACTTGTTGATGGGCGTCTTGCCCGTTGGCACCGGGATGGCTGCCCATTTGTTGTTGCCGCGTGCCGAAGGCGAACTCGATGGCGTCGTCATCCTGGTCGCCAGCAAGCTGCTCAATCCAGTGCTGCTGTTGGTGTTTTTTCTAGCCATTGTCTCGGCAGTGCTATCGACGATCGTCAGCGCTGTGATGGCACCATCGGCGGTAATGGCTCATAACTTGGTCGAACCGCTGTGGCGGAAAGCACGCTCGAATCCGCCGACCCAGAATGGATTGCTGCAACTGCAGCGGGTGGCAATCGTATTGGTCACGGCCGCTTCGGCTTGGTTGGCGTATCGTGGGGAAGGAGCCTACGAATTGGTTCAAGCGTCCTACTCGATGGCGCTGGTCAGCTTGGTGGTTCCATTCTTGGTGGGGTTACGATTCGACAATATTCCGTCACTCGCTGCCAAGCTCGCGATGTTGTTTGGGATCACCGTCTGGTCGCTGCACATGTTGCTCGGGTGGGAGGTCTTTTTCGAACCTTGGCTCGAATCCTACGGCGTCCCGCTGCCTCACGAATTGGCCGGAACGATTTGCAGTGCGGTTGGATTCGCAATCGGGTGGATACTGGGAACCGCCGAAACGACCGCGACTGACGAAGTCACGGATTGA
- a CDS encoding bifunctional serine/threonine-protein kinase/formylglycine-generating enzyme family protein has protein sequence MDPKKTKNSDSLTFEFLGTESGAPIVDVPERIEEFVIREVLGRGGFGTVFLAYDTTLQRDVALKIPHQSLISKPTTVNLYLREARAIASLDHPNIIPVYRAASAANVSCYIVTKRIRGSDLSQWVTSQRPCYEAIADLLAQVTDAIAFAHQHGVVHRDIKPSNILIDEHGRPYVADFGLALRDVDPRGGPAYVGTPAYMSPEQARGEGHRVDGRSDLYSIGVVMYELLTGQRPFQSTVEDGLYDEIRYNQPIHPRKIAPHVPSELARICLKSLSKSINERYATGEALANDLRQWLAQQGNMGNARLETRNFTPAHDAPTIDGGLVSPQTPPLPRVVPKGLRPFDTRDADFFLQLLPGPRDHEGVPEIIRFWLSKLDTNTDAHPVPVGVIYGPSGCGKTSLVRAGIIPRLADDVISIYVQATADDTERTLHDQIVSRLSLIRNPENAAQQDIVESFAMIRRLQRRRVVIFIDQFEQWLFANPDGTREALVQALRQCDGEYLQCVLMVRDDFWMGVTRLMQALDYTIAENVNATAVDLFDESHARNVLALFGAAYDRLPEQVEQRSASQNQFLDQAVRSLASGGRVICVQLALLTEMLKNRPWDDAEALFADGGAGLGMRFLDETFDSELARRRTRIHAEGAHRVLRALLPEASSRIKGSVRTKEELAQAASYREKSSFRELLSILDREMHLITPTDRDAADTLDSDQQTVTDSTRTNDSDDSSESVNRGNQSGGYQLTHDFLIAPIRQWIEYRNRSTKHGKARLRLEEFSDLYRVRPLPQSLPTLSEYLTIRRYTDLRSCSVPQQKMMQAAQKRHLTNVTLWSLAMLLVLGGAVSGYRLVQNHNQTNASRMAMERLLDAKMNDAVLLATELHDSDFATAEATRVIHDESATMSDRVRAALVLADDNPKAADLIADYVLEAPVDEVVTIARKFVHATSIGGSSFSELWSAQLASRDKLIRAACMLANDPLRRDRLRTQVNLTRLMKLLLNENPLWIQRWGDAFNPIGRDLVPLLDEHLKDPNRKHESVNAANLMVAFAANDLSRLITHLPHAFPSELVAYTDAISRYGAVGRHAVEAQWRSEIAESSPLIDVSRPWGSPWWCVGTREPVAAIATPPLPPSLNERLRWCEAAIGSHAILLHKVAEADVPLILEELADAGYRIAELAPFHIGTNRFWAMLLLRDGAVARYCIDVNADELRQQNQAHRSDKFFPDTLHVYRQADSEQYCCVWIRVPDNSALLDADLYVDVHHELHHENGWGPLVDRGIKVPRTNLTFQKSDGEEYFSSIRWKLDTSIDFHEAWHQSHQMCNDLNHFGRANTLVSQQFDNRLFGDSGRDETAVWWSELPVEVHKIDPQPRREHLRQTRAAMSKGYYPVSLAIAETADDSTPQFGSLWWRPQTSIAEHIEKCNRLRNLLAAMFKLGDRQQMAAAMQADFSEATRGAMIESFAAFELSPDWLIEHLENIDQDIRVRRSCAMALAIYPTDAISESHRDHVISQLSHWYTESSDPGLRSAIQSIATAWDVTLDPLPMLEFAGEFRTSAGDRMVVIQPDDLLWAGSPATEPGRDGSQEPQSPFRLGHAYAIATHEVTTAQFRQFRQEHQFAPRYTPSEDCPVIGVNWFDAAKYCRWLSEQEGIPESQMCYPPIDEIEPGMQLPNNHCERIGYRLPSELEWEFACRGGSSRGRWFGFDPGRLRWHAWTAENSNFEMHPVARLLPNDYGLFDMLGNAMEWCHTAYATYPSFPHGPASDPATALTSIDKETRMASRGGAILYQPLDARAAQRNWHSAFLSRVYLSFRIARTMPSENR, from the coding sequence GTGGATCCCAAGAAAACGAAAAACAGTGATTCGCTCACCTTCGAATTTTTGGGAACCGAATCCGGTGCCCCCATTGTCGACGTGCCCGAGCGGATCGAAGAATTTGTAATTCGCGAAGTGCTCGGGCGTGGCGGATTTGGTACGGTATTTCTCGCCTATGACACGACGCTGCAACGTGATGTGGCCCTGAAAATCCCACATCAATCTCTGATCTCAAAACCAACCACGGTCAATCTGTACTTACGCGAAGCCCGGGCGATCGCAAGTTTAGACCACCCCAACATCATCCCGGTCTACCGCGCAGCCAGCGCCGCAAACGTTTCCTGCTACATCGTGACCAAGCGAATTCGCGGCAGCGATTTGTCACAATGGGTAACGAGTCAACGCCCTTGTTACGAAGCGATCGCGGACCTTCTGGCACAAGTCACCGATGCCATTGCGTTTGCCCATCAACACGGCGTTGTGCATCGCGACATCAAACCCAGCAATATTTTGATAGACGAGCACGGGCGTCCCTACGTCGCTGACTTTGGGTTGGCGCTGCGGGATGTTGATCCGCGTGGCGGGCCGGCCTACGTCGGTACACCTGCTTACATGAGTCCCGAACAAGCACGTGGCGAAGGTCACCGTGTGGATGGCCGATCGGACCTGTATTCGATCGGGGTGGTGATGTACGAATTGCTAACCGGCCAACGTCCTTTTCAATCGACGGTCGAGGATGGATTGTACGACGAGATTCGATACAACCAACCGATCCATCCTCGAAAAATCGCACCTCACGTTCCCAGCGAACTTGCTCGAATCTGTCTGAAAAGTTTATCCAAATCGATTAACGAGCGTTATGCCACCGGCGAAGCCCTTGCCAACGACCTGCGTCAATGGCTTGCCCAGCAAGGAAACATGGGCAACGCACGTCTGGAAACGCGAAATTTCACGCCTGCGCATGACGCGCCAACGATCGATGGCGGCTTGGTCAGTCCGCAGACGCCGCCGTTACCGCGAGTGGTCCCCAAGGGATTGCGACCGTTTGACACTCGGGATGCTGATTTCTTTTTGCAACTACTGCCCGGCCCACGAGATCACGAAGGCGTTCCCGAGATCATCCGTTTCTGGCTCTCCAAACTGGACACCAACACCGACGCGCACCCCGTACCGGTCGGTGTGATTTATGGTCCGAGCGGTTGTGGGAAAACGTCGCTCGTGAGAGCCGGCATCATCCCACGATTAGCCGACGATGTGATTTCAATCTATGTCCAAGCCACCGCAGACGACACCGAACGCACCCTGCACGACCAAATCGTTTCACGATTGTCGTTGATTCGCAATCCAGAAAACGCCGCACAACAGGATATTGTCGAGTCATTTGCCATGATCCGGCGTCTGCAACGGCGCCGCGTTGTGATCTTTATCGATCAATTCGAACAATGGTTGTTCGCCAACCCCGATGGCACTCGCGAAGCGCTGGTCCAAGCACTGCGTCAATGTGATGGTGAATACCTGCAATGCGTTCTGATGGTTCGAGACGATTTTTGGATGGGCGTGACTCGGCTGATGCAGGCCCTCGACTACACCATCGCCGAAAACGTTAACGCAACCGCGGTCGATCTGTTCGACGAATCGCACGCGCGAAACGTGTTGGCGTTGTTCGGTGCGGCTTACGATCGATTGCCCGAACAAGTCGAGCAGCGATCGGCAAGCCAAAACCAGTTTTTAGACCAGGCGGTGCGATCCTTGGCATCCGGCGGGCGAGTGATCTGTGTGCAATTGGCATTGCTGACCGAGATGCTAAAGAATCGTCCTTGGGATGATGCCGAAGCCTTGTTCGCCGACGGTGGCGCCGGGCTAGGAATGCGTTTTTTAGACGAAACGTTTGACAGCGAGTTGGCTCGGCGACGGACTCGGATTCATGCCGAAGGCGCCCATCGCGTGTTGCGCGCCCTGTTACCCGAAGCCAGCTCGCGAATCAAAGGTTCGGTTCGCACCAAAGAGGAACTTGCGCAAGCGGCTTCGTACCGCGAGAAAAGTTCGTTTCGCGAACTGCTGTCAATCCTGGACCGCGAGATGCACCTGATCACGCCGACCGATCGGGATGCAGCGGACACCCTCGACAGCGATCAACAAACCGTAACCGATTCAACTCGCACCAACGACTCAGATGATTCCAGCGAATCAGTCAATCGCGGAAACCAATCTGGCGGCTACCAATTGACCCATGACTTTTTGATCGCGCCGATTCGGCAGTGGATCGAGTATCGAAATCGGTCGACCAAACATGGAAAAGCCCGTCTGAGATTGGAAGAGTTCTCGGATCTGTATCGCGTTCGTCCCTTACCGCAATCGTTGCCGACGCTTAGCGAGTACTTGACGATACGCCGATACACCGATCTGCGCAGCTGCAGTGTTCCGCAGCAAAAAATGATGCAAGCGGCCCAAAAACGGCATCTGACCAACGTCACGTTGTGGTCGCTTGCGATGTTGTTGGTGTTGGGCGGTGCAGTCTCGGGCTACCGGTTGGTGCAAAATCACAACCAAACCAATGCAAGCCGAATGGCAATGGAACGGTTGTTGGACGCCAAAATGAATGATGCCGTTTTATTGGCGACCGAACTGCACGATTCCGATTTCGCGACCGCGGAAGCCACTCGCGTCATCCACGATGAATCCGCGACGATGTCCGACCGTGTCCGCGCTGCGCTTGTACTCGCCGACGACAATCCAAAAGCAGCCGACCTGATTGCCGACTACGTGCTCGAAGCCCCGGTGGACGAGGTGGTCACCATCGCACGCAAGTTTGTCCATGCAACTTCCATCGGCGGATCGTCCTTCTCGGAACTGTGGTCCGCGCAGCTCGCCTCGAGAGACAAATTGATTCGGGCAGCCTGCATGTTGGCGAATGATCCGTTACGACGAGATCGGCTGCGGACCCAAGTCAACTTGACTCGATTGATGAAGCTTTTGCTCAACGAAAACCCGTTGTGGATTCAGCGTTGGGGCGACGCATTCAATCCGATCGGACGCGACTTGGTGCCGTTATTGGACGAGCATCTGAAAGACCCAAATCGAAAACATGAATCAGTCAACGCGGCTAACTTGATGGTCGCGTTTGCCGCAAACGACCTGTCCAGACTGATTACTCATCTACCCCATGCATTTCCCTCGGAATTGGTTGCCTATACCGATGCGATTTCAAGGTACGGCGCCGTAGGACGACATGCGGTCGAGGCACAATGGCGATCGGAAATCGCCGAATCTTCTCCGTTGATTGATGTCTCGCGGCCGTGGGGATCACCTTGGTGGTGCGTGGGTACACGCGAACCCGTTGCCGCCATTGCCACGCCACCATTACCCCCATCGTTGAACGAACGGCTGCGTTGGTGTGAAGCAGCGATCGGATCGCACGCGATCCTATTGCACAAGGTCGCCGAGGCCGATGTTCCATTGATTCTCGAGGAACTTGCCGACGCCGGTTACCGAATCGCAGAATTGGCCCCTTTTCACATCGGAACCAACCGTTTCTGGGCCATGCTATTGTTACGTGATGGTGCAGTGGCTCGCTATTGCATCGACGTGAATGCGGATGAACTTCGTCAGCAAAACCAAGCTCACCGGTCCGACAAATTCTTTCCCGACACACTGCATGTCTATCGCCAAGCCGACTCGGAACAATACTGCTGCGTGTGGATAAGGGTTCCCGACAATTCGGCATTGCTGGACGCCGATTTATACGTTGACGTGCACCATGAGCTTCATCATGAAAACGGCTGGGGACCACTGGTGGATCGCGGGATCAAAGTTCCACGCACCAATCTGACGTTTCAAAAATCAGACGGCGAAGAGTACTTTTCCTCGATTCGCTGGAAACTCGACACCTCAATCGATTTTCACGAAGCGTGGCACCAAAGTCACCAAATGTGTAACGACCTGAACCACTTTGGTCGTGCCAATACGTTGGTGTCGCAACAGTTCGACAACCGTTTGTTCGGTGATTCGGGACGTGACGAAACCGCAGTGTGGTGGTCTGAATTGCCAGTCGAAGTGCACAAGATCGATCCGCAACCTCGACGCGAACATTTGCGGCAAACCCGCGCGGCGATGTCCAAAGGCTACTATCCCGTATCACTCGCGATCGCCGAGACCGCCGACGATTCGACACCTCAATTTGGATCCCTTTGGTGGCGTCCGCAAACCTCGATCGCCGAGCACATTGAAAAGTGCAACCGGCTACGAAATTTATTGGCGGCGATGTTCAAATTGGGCGATCGGCAACAAATGGCTGCCGCGATGCAGGCCGATTTCTCGGAAGCAACTCGCGGCGCGATGATTGAATCGTTCGCGGCGTTTGAATTGTCGCCCGATTGGCTGATCGAGCATCTCGAAAACATCGATCAAGACATTCGCGTTCGCCGCAGTTGTGCAATGGCACTAGCCATCTATCCCACCGATGCCATTTCCGAATCGCACCGCGACCATGTCATTTCCCAGCTGTCGCACTGGTACACGGAAAGCTCCGATCCTGGCCTACGTTCAGCGATTCAGTCGATTGCAACCGCGTGGGATGTCACGCTTGATCCGCTGCCCATGTTGGAATTCGCAGGCGAATTCCGCACTTCCGCAGGCGATCGCATGGTCGTGATCCAGCCCGATGACCTCCTCTGGGCTGGATCGCCGGCGACCGAACCAGGCCGCGATGGCAGCCAGGAACCTCAATCGCCGTTCCGTCTGGGCCACGCGTATGCGATCGCGACCCATGAGGTGACCACGGCCCAATTTCGGCAGTTTCGTCAAGAACATCAATTTGCACCTCGCTACACTCCGAGCGAGGATTGTCCCGTGATCGGAGTCAACTGGTTCGATGCGGCAAAATATTGTCGTTGGCTTAGCGAACAGGAAGGGATTCCCGAATCGCAAATGTGTTACCCGCCAATCGATGAAATCGAACCGGGAATGCAGCTTCCCAACAACCATTGCGAGCGAATCGGTTACCGATTGCCTAGCGAACTCGAATGGGAATTCGCCTGTCGCGGTGGATCAAGCCGCGGGCGATGGTTTGGATTCGATCCTGGACGTTTACGCTGGCATGCATGGACCGCTGAAAATTCGAATTTTGAAATGCATCCGGTCGCCCGTTTGCTACCGAATGATTACGGACTGTTCGACATGCTTGGCAATGCGATGGAGTGGTGTCATACCGCGTATGCGACCTACCCTTCGTTTCCCCACGGACCGGCGTCGGATCCTGCAACCGCATTGACCTCGATCGACAAAGAAACACGGATGGCAAGTCGTGGTGGCGCGATTCTGTATCAACCGCTTGACGCACGCGCGGCGCAGCGGAATTGGCACTCGGCCTTTCTCAGTCGCGTCTACCTGTCATTCCGAATTGCGCGCACGATGCCTAGCGAAAACCGCTGA
- a CDS encoding glycosyltransferase family 25 protein — protein MISLPDDHRRRQSGLSKIQPLNLPFEVVDGVEATKWRLDQLPVSAQTLREMRIGEIGCYLAHLRALRRVVDYRLPWACVLEDDFCFEPDPDFGLVEIENSLPRQFDYIHLQRNIGQNSKFAVVENQGPFNRVCETPLGTVGYLISYHLAKEILQKHSQCKEPIDHLYAKLSHRGLFYAPVKPLVGVQLGLDSAINP, from the coding sequence ATGATTTCGCTGCCCGACGATCACCGTCGTCGGCAATCTGGTTTAAGCAAAATCCAACCGCTGAATTTGCCCTTCGAGGTGGTCGACGGCGTGGAAGCAACGAAATGGCGACTCGATCAATTGCCGGTCTCGGCTCAGACGTTACGTGAAATGCGAATCGGCGAGATCGGTTGTTATCTCGCTCATCTGCGTGCATTACGCCGGGTGGTCGATTATCGATTGCCTTGGGCCTGCGTCCTGGAAGACGATTTTTGTTTCGAGCCTGATCCCGACTTCGGACTGGTCGAAATCGAGAACTCGCTGCCTCGTCAGTTCGACTACATCCATCTGCAACGCAACATTGGGCAAAACAGCAAATTCGCTGTCGTCGAAAACCAAGGGCCATTTAACCGTGTTTGCGAAACCCCGCTGGGCACGGTGGGCTATTTGATCTCGTATCATCTAGCCAAAGAGATCCTGCAGAAACACAGCCAATGCAAAGAACCGATTGACCATCTGTACGCAAAACTTTCGCATCGGGGATTGTTTTACGCCCCCGTCAAACCATTGGTGGGTGTCCAATTGGGACTCGACTCGGCGATCAATCCGTGA
- a CDS encoding glycosyltransferase: MPAVDVLMLCRPHSEPPSVVVDAIHRQNDVNVRLHIATGWPRGDDRNRWQTIARARNQIKQRATADWVMFVDDDVLLDPHCVATLVHRLERSPTLGAVAADYDLENQTSANAGHVGMGACMFRGDVLKSVQFRSTANQCECACCCEDLRRQGIGITYCGIAQATHLGKANRVADVMPRPASHDDRLAHTPYVLAAFDRRDLQRFEHQFLRSLRTWGNTCPVIAVTYGLYPSEIRRLTQLSNVHVVARPSNGTMVPIRRLYEFAEITQRLPANAAVAYWDVSDVIFQTPLDSLWQSVAMRPDRIHAVIEPKGYPDNAVIPAWSLSIHDPWHRRNAFELLKRNPFLNSGFAAGTAATLHRYFSAAHRMRTGPELAGTTDWGDQMGLNLYCHQQPDRWHAADQGWNYCVHDRHVGEVTVSPEGLVISRRIGKIPVVHGNARSVRQFAISVHH; this comes from the coding sequence TTGCCTGCCGTTGACGTGTTGATGCTGTGTCGCCCGCACAGCGAACCGCCATCGGTTGTGGTCGATGCAATCCACCGCCAAAACGATGTCAACGTGCGACTGCATATCGCAACAGGTTGGCCACGCGGCGACGATCGAAATCGCTGGCAAACCATCGCAAGGGCGAGAAATCAGATCAAACAGCGAGCCACCGCCGATTGGGTGATGTTCGTCGACGATGACGTGCTGCTCGATCCGCACTGTGTCGCCACGCTCGTTCATCGGCTTGAACGTTCACCCACGCTTGGCGCGGTCGCCGCGGACTATGACCTTGAAAATCAAACCAGCGCCAATGCCGGCCACGTTGGGATGGGCGCCTGCATGTTTCGTGGCGATGTGCTCAAGTCAGTTCAATTTCGCTCCACCGCCAACCAATGTGAATGCGCCTGCTGCTGCGAAGACCTGCGGCGACAAGGCATCGGCATTACTTATTGCGGAATCGCACAAGCGACTCACCTTGGAAAAGCCAACCGCGTTGCCGACGTGATGCCGCGGCCCGCGTCACACGATGATCGGCTCGCCCACACGCCTTACGTGCTCGCAGCGTTTGATCGTCGCGATCTTCAGCGGTTTGAGCACCAGTTTTTACGTTCCTTGCGAACCTGGGGAAATACGTGCCCGGTAATCGCGGTCACCTACGGTTTGTACCCGTCTGAAATTAGACGTTTAACACAGCTATCCAATGTCCATGTGGTGGCTCGCCCCAGTAATGGCACGATGGTCCCGATCCGCCGGCTCTACGAATTTGCCGAAATCACGCAGCGATTACCTGCCAACGCAGCCGTCGCGTATTGGGATGTTTCGGACGTCATTTTCCAAACTCCGCTCGATTCGCTCTGGCAATCGGTAGCAATGCGTCCCGATCGGATCCACGCGGTGATCGAACCGAAGGGCTACCCCGACAACGCCGTGATTCCCGCTTGGTCGTTGTCGATCCACGATCCTTGGCACCGACGCAACGCTTTTGAGCTGTTAAAACGCAATCCGTTCTTGAATAGCGGATTTGCTGCGGGAACTGCGGCGACGCTGCACCGCTATTTCTCTGCAGCCCACCGCATGCGGACAGGCCCCGAGCTTGCGGGAACCACCGATTGGGGCGACCAAATGGGATTGAATCTGTACTGCCACCAACAACCCGATCGTTGGCATGCTGCAGACCAAGGCTGGAACTATTGCGTGCACGACCGTCACGTGGGCGAGGTCACCGTATCGCCCGAGGGATTGGTGATCAGCCGCCGCATTGGCAAGATACCGGTCGTGCACGGCAACGCCCGTTCGGTGCGTCAGTTTGCAATTTCAGTTCATCATTAG